From a region of the Candidatus Zixiibacteriota bacterium genome:
- a CDS encoding glycosyltransferase family 2 protein has translation MIFLTWLIIALTALLIAGVVYLWLLALVGCTSVRHPEKSEKTYRFLTIVPAYNEGEHLIPTLKSLAQIQSSHSNRVVVVADNCTDNTAEIAAGHGVEVYERHDLDRRGKGYAIEWIIEQVGLENSDFVLIVDADTIVDQNILEVLAVTFEKGAAAVQTGYYFVPDKKASPLALLQYMASLVENRLFYEARSRLGFHGLLRGTGMALRSKMLARLPWDSHSITEDVDYAVKIILAGQQVAFTAATSVYSTATVDYDQAATQKKRWASGTFALIADHFPALFLRGLAFRPKLIELAGALLLLSRPLMIYLAFVLMLLSLVLTKPLGWLLAGINLAAMIALIVYLLLGAFLMEDRSRALRAIAAAPAYGFWFIGVQLKSLLGLRKSSWERTERKSDADD, from the coding sequence ATGATTTTCCTGACCTGGTTGATAATTGCTTTAACGGCCCTTCTGATTGCAGGGGTGGTTTATCTGTGGTTATTGGCGCTCGTGGGCTGTACCTCCGTACGACATCCGGAGAAATCCGAGAAAACATACCGTTTTCTGACCATCGTACCGGCATACAACGAAGGTGAACACCTGATTCCGACGCTGAAGAGTCTGGCTCAAATACAATCATCACACAGCAATCGGGTCGTGGTCGTTGCCGACAACTGTACCGACAACACGGCCGAGATTGCCGCCGGTCATGGCGTGGAGGTATACGAACGCCACGACCTCGACAGACGCGGTAAAGGCTATGCCATCGAATGGATCATCGAACAAGTCGGCCTGGAAAACTCGGACTTTGTCCTGATCGTGGATGCCGACACCATCGTCGATCAAAATATCCTGGAGGTCCTCGCCGTAACCTTCGAGAAAGGCGCAGCGGCAGTACAGACGGGTTATTACTTCGTACCCGATAAAAAAGCCTCGCCCCTGGCTCTACTGCAATATATGGCCAGCCTGGTGGAAAATCGTCTTTTCTACGAAGCCCGCTCACGACTCGGCTTTCACGGGCTGTTGCGAGGAACAGGCATGGCGCTTCGCTCGAAGATGCTGGCCCGCCTGCCGTGGGATTCTCATTCCATAACCGAAGATGTCGATTATGCGGTCAAGATCATTCTGGCCGGACAACAAGTAGCTTTTACCGCGGCCACTTCGGTCTACAGCACCGCCACTGTCGACTACGATCAAGCAGCGACCCAGAAAAAGCGCTGGGCCTCAGGAACGTTCGCTCTCATTGCCGACCATTTCCCGGCGCTGTTCCTGCGAGGGTTGGCCTTCCGCCCCAAACTTATCGAACTGGCCGGAGCATTACTGCTGCTTAGCCGCCCCCTCATGATCTATCTAGCTTTTGTTTTGATGCTGTTGTCACTGGTCTTAACGAAACCCCTCGGATGGCTCCTCGCCGGGATCAATCTGGCTGCTATGATAGCCTTGATAGTGTATCTGTTGCTTGGGGCATTTCTTATGGAAGACCGCTCACGGGCCTTGCGGGCAATCGCCGCAGCACCCGCTTACGGCTTCTGGTTCATCGGCGTGCAATTAAAATCGCTGCTGGGATTACGCAAATCATCCTGGGAGCGCACGGAAAGGAAATCCGACGCCGATGACTAA